The Kogia breviceps isolate mKogBre1 chromosome 16, mKogBre1 haplotype 1, whole genome shotgun sequence genome window below encodes:
- the ARGLU1 gene encoding arginine and glutamate-rich protein 1 isoform X2, which translates to MGRSRSRSSSRSKHTKSSKHNKKRSRSRSRSRDKERVRKRSKSRESKRNRRRESRSRSRSTNTAVSRRERDRERASSPPDRIDIFGRTVSKRSSLDEKQKREEEEKKAEFERQRKIRQQEIEEKLIEEETARRVEELVAKRVEEELEKRKDEIEREVLRRVEEAKRIMEKQLLEELERQRQAELAAQKARERKLARMAAEEHTLQDTGQDSKYSTFNAD; encoded by the exons ATGGGCCGGTCTCGGAGCCGGAGCTCGTCCCGCTCCAAACACACCAAGAGCAGCAAACACAACAAGAAGCGGAGCCGGTCCCGGTCGCGGTCTCGGGACAAGGAGCGCGTGCGAAAGCGCTCCAAGTCTCGGGAAAGTAAACGGAACCGGCGGCGGGAGTCGCGGTCCCGCTCGCGCTCCACCAACACGGCCGTGTCCCGGCGCGAGCGGGACCGGGAGCGCGCCTCGTCCCCGCCCGACCGCATCGACATCTTCGGGCGCACGGTGAGCAAGCGCAGCAGCCTGGATGAGAAGCAGAAgcgagaggaggaggagaagaaagcagAGTTTGAGCGGCAGCGAAAAAT TCGGCAgcaggaaatagaagaaaaactcATTGAGGAAGAAACGGCACGCAGAGTGGAAGAATTGGTGGCGAAAAGGGTGGAGGAAGAattggagaaaaggaaggacgAGATTGAGCGAGAAGTGCTCCGAAGGGTGGAGGAGGCCAAGCGCATCATGGAAAAGCAGTTGCTCGAAGAACTCGAGCGACAGAGACAAGCTGAGCTTGCAGCGCAAAAAGCCAGAGAG AGGAAGCTGGCGCGTATGGCAGCCGAGGAGCACACTCTGCAGGACACTGGACAAGACAGTAAATATTCAACTTTTAATGCTGATTAA